A window of Diabrotica virgifera virgifera chromosome 9, PGI_DIABVI_V3a contains these coding sequences:
- the LOC114339658 gene encoding uncharacterized protein LOC114339658 gives MSRRKGLTQKQLQEEADKIMAEDNDEVLACTSEEIPESYSDSGSSYAPSLPNSSSAEDLNSSDESVNNEDTAEEDVEEEVERNPDGGPNENDDEIQRYVFSVSVYDLELLLDEPRVKNQNYLEHTVTQYSQEEFFEHVRLSRGTVNGLVERFEASQYYNSQEGQHATISALHQVLIYLWYIGHQTCSFRDVGDRFNITISSVHKIIHRMTYFLSNLSPDVIKWPN, from the exons ATGTCACGACGTAAAGGCTTAACTCAAAAACAGCTTCAAGAAGAAGCCGATAAAATAATGGCTGAAGACAACGATGAAGTTTTGGCATGTACTTCTGAGGAAATACCGGAATCTTATTCGGATTCAGGAAGTAGTTATGCACCTTCATTACCAAATAGCTCAAGCGCTGAAGACCTCAACTCGTCTGATGAAAGTGTAAATAATGAAGATACTGCTGAAGAAGATGTTGAGGAGGAAGTCGAGAGAAATCCTGATGGTGGTCCAAATGAAAACGACGACGA AATTCAGCGATATGTCTTCTCTGTCTCTGTCTATGACCTAGAATTATTACTAGATGAACCAAGAGTCAAGAACCAAAACTATTTAG AACACACTGTGACGCAGTACTCCCAAGAAGAGTTTTTCGAACATGTCAGACTTTCAAGGGGCACAGTAAATGGTTTGGTTGAAAGATTTGAGGCTAGTCAATATTATAATTCACAGGAGGGACAGCATGCAACCATATCTGCTTTACATCAA GTACTTATTTATCTGTGGTACATTGGACATCAGACTTGCAGTTTTAGAGATGTTGGAGATCGTTTCAATATAACAATAAGCTCTGTCCATAAAATTATTCATCGCATGACATACTTTTTAAGTAATTTGAGTCCAGATGTAATAAAATGGCCAAATTAA